The sequence GTGGGGAACTTAGTGAAAGCTAGAGGATCTTTTAGGGTGCAGCTGAATGACAATGTCCTTTCATGATCTTTTGAGTTACAGTCCGGTCTGCAGGACCTGCACTGAAGGTCTCTCTGGTGGTGAGACGCCACTTTTTAAAGGCATAGCATTGGGGAGCCAGCTGTGAGAGCGCTGTAAGCATTTACAGAATGCTTCTAGGTCACACACAGCAGGTTTCACCATTAGCACAGCTGGGATGGATCCAAACATTTCTGTAGGATCGCAAGTATGACAGagacagcaacaagaaaaaacaagcagatTGCAGACCTGCCCCTAGATACCATGGGCGCCATGACTGCATAGGGCTGGGCAAGGCATTCTAGAtgaaaaatgtctctgaaatCAATTCTCTCACTGCGTTCTTGAATTCCCTCTCCAAAGAGTGGAGGGCAGCTAATTCCAAGAGCATGATTTCACAGAGAGCAGGTGTCTAAAAGAGATGGAGATTTCCCCCTCTGTTAACCCCCATTTCTGTCCCTTGGCAGTGACAGCAAGAGGTCCATTTCCCCTTCTGTAGGTCAGTGACTCCGCTGAGCCAGCGCAGATATCCAGCCTCTGGTTAGAAACCCTCGGAGGGGATGGGTATTCAGCTCCCCCATGCACCCCACAGACCCAccctcctgctgcagtgcaGATGTGCACAAAAGAAGCTCCTGCATGCGAGTACCTGGTCTGAGCTCCTTCTCTAACCAGTGGGGATGGAGGGTGGCAGTTAGTTACTCACACTTTTGTGTGGcctgctgcatttgcagtgCCGGGGTGGTCTGAGACACGTCCAAGTGCCTGCAAGCCCTGACAGAGCAATTCTGAGTGACCCACAGCCTTCCTCTGCGTCAACACTAGGGAGGAGTGGGCCTCCACTGAATGGGGGTGACACTGATCACTCTCCAGACTCTTCACCCATGCTGTggggtccctgctgcctcctctgggATTGCAGAGTCCTTGTTTCCCTGTGGATACACCAATTTGGCCCTTTACCTTCGGTGACTCCACCTTGGGTGCTCTCTCACTTTGTGGGGCTCCATTCACTGCCCATCTCAAGCACACTCTATCCCTGGAGAGCCTGGGGGATCTCCAGGCAGCTCCAGTTTCCCCTTGAGAATGACGTTGTCTGCCCCGTCTGACATGTGACAGCCTTGGGTTTGTCACTCAGTGACCAGCCATGGCCTCCACTGTCACTAGACACTGACGGGTGAGCCCTAAATCCAATCCTTGATCTCTACATGGTCACAAGGTGACTGAGAGGCTTTTGCTCCTGCAGTCATGCAGAACCCTGAGCAACTCCTGACTCTGGCATTGGAAGACAAGCCCAGTGTTCATGCGCAGCACAGAAGAGATCTCATTTTATTACACAGATGTTGTAATGTGTTCAGCTCTCAACAAGCATTAGACACCTTTATAGAGGCTCCAGGTAACCCTCCAGAGGGGGTTCATACCTCTTTAGAAGTGAAAGGAAACCAAACGTTACTGTAGGAacattataaatgaaaaataataattacagtaaCAATaaagagaacaacaacaacaacaggtCAGGACTGGTGTGGAATACCCTGGCAGTCATTTGTGGAGAGATGGGATGTTTCTTGGTGCTAAATAGGAGTCCATGTAATCAGTTTCCTAATACCATTCTTGATCTTTTGGttcctcatgctgtagatgaggggGTTCACTGCCGGAGGCACCACTGAGTACAGAACTGCAAGCACCAtgtccagggatggggatgagatggaggggggcttcaggtaggCAATCATGCCAGTGCTTACAAACAAGGACACCACAGCCAGGTGGGGGaggcacgtggaaaaggctttgtgccgtCCCTGCTTGGAGGGgatcctcagcacagccctgaagatctgcccataggacagcacaatgaaaacaaaacaatagaaGTGCACAAAGACACTAACCACAAGTACTCCAGCTTCCCTGAAGAAGGAGTCCAAGCAGGCgagcttgaggatctggggcatttcacagaagaactggtccacAGCATTGCCCTTGCAGAAtggtagtgaaaatgtattggcagtgtgcagcacagcatggagaaacccacagccccaggcagctgctgccatgtggacacaagctctgctgcccaggagggtgccatagtgcaggggtttgcagatggcaacgtagcggtcATAGGCCATGACAGTGAGGAGATACAATTCTGCTGACATCAAAAAGACTAACAGAAAGACCTGGGCAGCACATCCTGGGTGGGAAATGGCCCTGGTGTTCCAGAGGGAATTGGccatggatttggggacagtggtggaAATGGCACCCAGGTCGAGGaaggagaggttgaggaggaagaagtacatgggtgtGTGGAGGCGGTGGTCGCCGGCTGCGGTGGTCGCCGGCTACGGTGGTGATGATGAGGCCATttcccaggagggcagccaggtagacgcccaggaagagccagaagtgcaagagctgcagctcccgtGTGTCTGCAAATTCCAGAAGGCAGAACTCAGTCATGGAACTGCTGTTGGGCATATGCTTCCTCTGGACACGGGGGACTGtccaaggaggaaaaggcagtgaCAAATTACCAGAAACATCTCTGAGCAAAACCAAAGATATGTCTCATACACCCTCCTCCTCTCACACACGctaccttttcccttcctcaggaGAAACTTTCATTCTGCCTCTGGTCTTCAGCTTCATATTCTGTGGCTctgtgtgctggagcagggcctCTGCCCGTTGTCTCTTGAGGAGTCGACCCAGCCCCATTGCAGTGGGTAGATGGGAACGTGGCGGGGGGCTGGGTTTGATAGTCAGAATATGTCAGATAAAATCACTCCTAACACAGGAGGGCTTGTCAGCATCTGCAGTCCCAGTGTTAAAGAATGTGGGTGCAGAAAGGAGATTTAGGGGGGCTGCgtttttttacctctttcccccatcctgccctgggagtgttctctgaaatcagaaatCATGAGCATTTCTACTGCACTCAGAGAGACCAGCTGTGAGAGATGAGAGGCAAAGGGATTCACTGTGGCTTAGTGAGGAGTGAATGGAACTGGTTGGGCTTGTTCCCAGCTACCCTGTGcttgcagttttcttcagaTGGAGGGCGATCACACTCCTATGGTACCAGTAAAAGCCACCAGACACTACTGAAAGGAGAGGGACCCACTGCAGACCACTAAATGTCTCACCCTTTCTCAAGGTCTCAGCACCCTCTTTCTACAAAAGGACACACACGGCTCATTTCATCAACCCAACAGCATTTCCTCAGTTATAGATAGGATCTCTGCACCTCTCTCTGTGGGCTTTCAGATAACACAAAGATGCTTATGTGAACAACTTCCCTGCTTAAGGACAGCTCACAGCTTGGAAAGCCACCCCAAAGAGATAGCCAATGTCCTAATGATTACATCTAATCCAGGGAAAACCAGCtcattccccagccccacagactgcattgcccacagccccacaggtgAAAGCTGGGACACCTCATTTCCAGGGACACACCTGCATAGGAGGACCCACAAGGTCAGTGTGTGACCCTGCAGCTAAAACTCCCATTCCCAGAGGGCCTGACAGCAAGAatgaaataacaataaaaacaacacagacaactggagaaacatgggaaaatacagtgagggtctggctgggagaggcagccGGGCACTCAGGAAAGTTCTGCTTACTCAGCTGTTCAGACCTCCTCCCAGACACCAACAGTGCCAGGCAGATGCTCTCAGccctgagctctgcagagggaaatgggcacgtggctggagagctgcacCCACGGCTCTGCTGGAGCTCTGGCTGCTGAGGAGATGGTTCATGCCTTGGACCCCCCAGCTCTGAGGGCAGAGGCTttgctgggagggagaggagccaaAGGGGCTTGCTCAGAGGAAGGGGTCTGCACTGGAGGAGATCATACAGAGTTTTCTGAATTCTCTCTCCCACAACATTTCTGCGTTTTATTTCCTCTGATCTCATTCCCTGATTATATTCTTGCTGGCTGGAGATTTTCCTCCTGGGAGGTGTTTccctgtgccttttcttttccctgtcagcACTCACAGATCCCATCCCAATCTCTGTGCGCTCCCCCTGGCCCTACAGAAACATGCCTGTTTGCAGGGCACTGGCCAGGCACATGCTCCTTTTTGCAGGTGGTAAAGGGCAGATCAGAACAACCCTGAGAGGTGCAGCAGAGGTGATTCTGGTGGTGCCCATAGGCAGGGGAGTGGCTGAAGGCATTTTAGGAAGCTCTTGGCAGACCTACTGATCACTCAAAGTTGCAGTTCAGGAGTCTCAGGGACTTGTTGAAATTTGAGTGTTCCTTTTCCACTTCTCCttgtctctcctccctccttacCCCTCTGGAATTGGAAACTGAGAAGATAGACACAGGAAAGCTCCTTATCTTTATAATAATCCCTGCCTTGTTCTTCTGCTTGAAACATCCTGTTTGAAATATTCTGGGGGTGATTGGGAGCTCTGAGCATCCCTGACCCACGCAGCATCTTCTCGGTAGCAGAAtaaccctgccctgccctgccccaccaAGGGTTGCTccttccacccacagcttctccccactgtTGCAGTTCCCCAGGCAGGCTGAGTCCTTACCCTGACCAGCAgcagagtccctgccccagcacacagcttttccctgcaCCCAGAGACTTACCGtgcagagggctgtgaagaATTCTCTTTGAGTCAGCTCTCTGCATCCTCTCACTCCAGACCGCCTTTAAACTCTCTCTGCATCACTCCTCTCCCctcggtgcctgcaggcagtgccctcagccctgctgcgctttgcagaggagctgctcctgggcagagctgtctctcggcagtgctgcctgcttgccatgagctccctccagcccaggagcccagcccagctcagcagcagaggagcagcccaaggcagccctttctctgccccctctgggctccctccaggtgtccctggggctccaggggaacctgctgggaaacaggctgaggCAATCACAGATGTATATTTCCTCAGCTATGGAGAGCCACATcttcatgaaataaaactttctaCTCAGAGACAAAGTTACATCTACATGTgaccattttttctttccagaaatataatCCTTCTCTCAGAGTTACTTGTAATGTACCACTTTTTTTGTGTTATTCTTTAGACAGGATACTCAGAGAGTGGAAGGCAGGGTTCTCCTTTACAcctgctgagggaagggatCCTTGGGTCAATGGTGGGGTTTCATCTGCGTTTCTATTCATGGCATTTGGAGGAGACTCAGCTCTCTCCCATGCACACCACAAAGCCACAGGAGGTGGGATTCCTCTTGACTCTTTTCAGGTGGGCACAAAATAGGCACCTGCATGGGAGCTCCTTCTCTCAGCTTCCATCTGAATTAATGGAGATGAATCACAGGAGTCAGGTGTTCAGACGCAAATACCTGTTGACATCTGAGTTGCCAGAGGTGGTCCAAGATACATGTAGGTAACAGGAAACTGTAATGGAGAAGTTCATAGGACAGGGCAACATCTCGGAAATCATGTATGAGCCTGGTGGGAAATTCCTTTGGCCAAGTGACATGACACTCTATGACCAAATGAAGGCCAAAAGAACCTTTTTCTACTCCTTATCTTCATGGTAGTTTATACAGGTATTCATATGAACGATTGCAGTCATGTACCATAGCGAGAGCTggctctctctcttttccatcaGCTGAATTTACTATACCTCCACTGGCTATAATGGCATGTGTCCCATGTTTGTCCCCACATTGCCTAACAGAATTCAGGGCAGGTACTCTATTTAATGTCCAGATCCAGGGCCACAGAGCTGCACCAGATGCCAAGGCTGGCATGGACCTCACAGGACCTACGGGAAAGCAATTCCCATTCAGGCTGGTACATCACAGACACTCCAGACGGCATCGCAGAGGGTGCGATTTGGTGCCTGTGTGGCTTTAACTGATGCCATCAGTCAGAGGCATCAGTCATCAGATGCCATCAGAGAGGCAAGGTCTGACCCTTCTCCACCCAAGAGCTGCAGGCATTGCATGAACATGAAGCATGTCGCACAGGGGTTTTTACTCACTCCCTTGATACAATCAACGGAAAGACCAAGAATTTTCAGAGTGTTCCTGGATACATCTTGTCTTCAAGGACAGTATCCTCCAAGCACAGCAATGGTCCATATCAAAACTCAGTAGAAACTCAGGAAGGAATTCAAGGGCACCAAGATGAACTTTTGGTACTTCAGGAACtgttacaggagaaaaaaagataaggtAGGACCACTGGCGAATTGAGTAAGATTAGGTCTAGATAGATCTGCGGTACTCTACGTCACAGCCTTGGTTAATACCAGCCAGGTCTCCCAGGCCTCTGTGCTGTGAGGCAGGACTCTGGAGGAGAACAACCAGCAGTGGATGGGGATCAAGCCCGGGGTTACTCAACCAAACTACACCCTTACCACTCCATAGGAACCACAGGGGTTGCATCCAAGGGTGCTGAgagtgcttttttccccaggaggTTCTGGCCTGTTATTACCCCAGTAAGAAAGGGATTCAGACACTGTGAACTACCTTTTAAAGTTATGTTCATCATCGTTAACACTCTAAGGAGAGAATCATGCAGATCATCGTTGGTCGCTTTAGATGGTGGGAACCCCAGGTGGTGTAGTGTTGAACAGGCCTTCGGCGCAAATGCAGCAAAGCATGCAGAGCCCATCCATAGAAGACAGTCTCCTGTTTTGGTCATTCAAGCTACTGTAGGGTTTTCTTACCAAAAATCCCAACTCTACTTATTGTCTCGACAGTCAAACAGAAACGATGTTTTCCTGAGAACATCTTGCTGCACGGTTAGACACAGTCAAGGCCACGCAGGAGACGTAATGTCCAGTACAGAGTGGGACCTGCCTGCAGGCCCTTGTGTGACAACCTGCTGCTGAGGTTGTCCTGTGGCCAAGGGATCTGTGCAGCAAAGAACAGGTTTGATGGCTGTGCTGTATGTGCAGCACGGTGCAGCGCAGCCCTAAGAACTCGATGTTCAATAGTCTTCTGGTCAGGACCAGTGTTCAGGTTTCCCTGTGAGAAGTCTGTGCTCCATAACACCGTCACAGCTGAGATGCCGTGGACCAAATGTGCActgccaggaggagctgaagACCCATAGCTTGTCACAGAACTGTGACGGTTTTGGACTAAATGAGACGTGGTGGGACAGGTTGCTGAGCTGTGGTGCTGCAATGGAGGGATacaggctctgcccagggagcagcagggacgATGAGGAGTATCCCCCATGTATGAAGGGGAAGCTTGGGTTTGTAGAGGTCCTCTACATAACAGGCAACAGGTTGGACTAGCTTTTGCCATTTAGGATCAGAGCAGGAGTCAGCAGGAGTGACCTTGTGTTGGAAGTCACAAACTGCTTGTTCAGggagatgaaacagaaaaggactTTTGTCATCAACCCCAGGAAGTCTCCAGGTTCATGAGCAGGTTCCTGTGGTGAACTTAAGTGCCCTGGCATTCCCTGGCaaggcaaagcaacagggtGCCAACAGCCTGAAGGCTTTTGGGACAACTTCTTCAGACAGCTGCTAGGTGGGCCACCAAGGGTGAATCTCAACTGGACCTGATCCTGGCCAACGAGGAAAAGCTGGTTAAGGATGTGATGATGTTCAGTGTCAGTCTTGGCTGTCATGGCCATGAATTAGTGGGGGATGAGACACCAAGGGGCAGTGAGCAAGGCCAGCAGCAGAACACAGACCTGGGACTCCAGAGGACAAGAGTTTGACACACTCAGGAGACTGAGACAAGTGGTGccatgggaagcagctctgaaggggGAAGCAGCATGGGAAATCTGATAGGCCATACAGGACAGCCTCCTGCAAGCACAAGAAGGATCTCCCCAAATACCCATGAAGAGAAGCAACCATCTCAGGAGGCTGCTTGTGTGAACTGACTGAGCTCCAGGgcaaaaaggcagcaggcaggaggtggaagGAGGGAAAGCTGCCGACAGAATGTAGAAACCTTGTCCCAGGATGTAGGGAAGATGCCAAAGCCAAAGGTCCCGTTGCCTTGAGAGATGCAGGGGAGGATAGAGGCAGCAAGATGAGCTGATACTGGTTCATTAACCGTAAAAGAATAGACAGGGATCATGTGGACCTGTTGCTGATTTTCCTAAGTTTAGGAAAAATAAGGCTGAGGAATTTAATGACTTCTCTGGCTGTGACATCTGCCAGGCCTTTGTGACTGTTGGCAGGACCCTGGAGGAAAAGAACCAGCAGTAAGTGGGGATCAAGTCAGAGGTTACTTGAGCAAACTCAGCCTTGAACAGcccctgggagcagaggggaatcAATTCCCAGTTTTCTTGGGAATGGTAAATATTGGTGTATGCCATGGACTAGTAGAAGGAACAACATGTCCCGCTCTCAATTGGTCCTCAACTAACTCTTGTATTTGTAGCAGCCTTTCAGAATTTAGTGGCCACTGATCAATCCAAACAGgctcatctgttttccagctaattTTCAGGATTGGCTGCCCCCAGTGACTGCTCCTAAAAAGGATGGGTCACTAACATTCCCTTCATTTGGCTCAATAAATCACGGCCTATGAGGCCAAACAATTCAGTTGGGGTAGTCATGACATACGGACGCGTCGTAACGTTTTCACCGTAggggaacacaaatgtaatcgGAAGCTGACTTACTAAGGTGGCTTGTGTGCCCCCTATCCCTGCAATGCCAAAATTTGGATCGATCAGTGGCCATGATGGAGGCCAAATATATCGTGAAATAATCGTAACATCAGCTCCTGTAGCGATTGTCATCAGTTTCTTGACGATAACGCCGTCAGGCCCTTCCAATTGCACtaccttttctggtttaccGGTTGTTATGTCCATGGCAAGGTATACCTGTGGTTTCCCTGTGGAGCCGAATCCGCCATCCCCACGTTGTACTTCACCTGGGTTTGGAACACATGACCTGAATGGAAATAATTGTGCtattctggtacctttaggAATAGAAACAAGAGGGATTAAAACAAGAATCATAATGTTCACAGTCccacaaaaatctgcatcaaTAAGCCCTGGGACTACCAAAATTCCTTTTAGAGCTGTTGAAGATCATCCCATTAAAAAGGCACTGAGCCCGAACCCCAGTGGTCTCTTTATGTTGCTATCCACCAAGTGTACCCCTGTGTCCATCAACGTAATGTCTACTGCAGTTTCCACATCCACGCCGGAGCTCCCTGCAGCGGTGGATCTGGTGGTCACGAGGCtgcctgagggctggcagcccaagATCCTTGCGTTTGTGTCGTCGCGCAAGGGGCCGTCACGGTCGGtgtaaagtttcccttcttcctgtattcttggtggtattgtcatctttcttagcagaagctgtacatttgctCCTAATGTGTCCACGTttgccacagttaaaacacttgaccaaGGGTGTCTTACTGGCCTTGTGCTTCTTTGTAGCTCCTCGTGGAGCTGCGACAACATAGGCTGTTTTCTGTGAGTCCACAGCTCGATCCATGTATTCTAGCATATCAACGACGGCCGCATTTCTCGGCAAATTACACAATGCTCTGCGCGTCTTCTCATTAGCATTTTCGAAAGCGAGCATtttgaacatgttttctttcatttgctcgGTCATGTCAGGGTGGGCATAGATTGCCCTATGCAGTCTATTAATAGACTGTGCGAAAGGTTCATTAtgctcctgtttcacctgagtAAAAGTATGGTTTCGAATATTGTCtggtatggaaagaaaagcttgatagGCCAAGAGCTGTGGTAGGTGATGAACTGCAGTGATACATTGTAACTGGGCGTTCCCTGATGCGAAGGGTCCAGTACCCATCAGCATCTGTGTGGTTACTCCCTATAAGGGATCTGTTCGTTGTCGTGGCGTTGCTTGTTCCCGATCACAGAACGTCTCCGACTGCTGGAAAAACAACGTTTGGGCGGGCTCCAAAACCAAATGTGCTAGCTGTTTAACATCTTGAGGTATCAGcgtatcagaagaaaaaatgaattgcagCAATCGTTGAGCTAACGCAGACTTAATACCatactgactcacagcattcctTAATCTCTCAATGACCTTCCAGTCAAACgcctccctttttttctgtccatttaatgCAATAACTGGGAATGCTTGGAGCATAGTCCCTTTATAATGGCATCTCTTATTAttcccctccaatgcctctgcctttcttctgcagaggCTACTGCAGGCGACTCCGCGCCTATCGCGGGCGCAGTCGGTTTCACCGTCTCGGATTCCGAAAGGCGGGATGGATGAACGGGCAGTGGCGGGGGTGCGGATAGGCCTGCCCGGGGACCGGCCACGGCCCCGGCTGGTGTCGGCCAGTGCATGGCTGGCTGACACGGGCCGCTGTCAatgggcggaggggggggcggaaaggtaggggaggagggagggggtggggggaggggggcaggagaggGCGGAGGGatgggggcgggagggggcggggggagggaggcaggagagggcggggggaggggggcaggacagggtggggggaggggggcaggagggcgcggggggaggggggcaggggccGAGGGAGGTGCTGGAGGGGGTGGCGAGAAGGGGACGGGAGGGGGAAGCGGGGCCGGTATACGGTGAGAATCTTCGC comes from Buteo buteo chromosome 31, bButBut1.hap1.1, whole genome shotgun sequence and encodes:
- the LOC142025985 gene encoding olfactory receptor 14C36-like, which produces MAYDRYVAICKPLHYGTLLGSRACVHMAAAAWGCGFLHAVLHTANTFSLPFCKGNAVDQFFCEMPQILKLACLDSFFREAGVLVVSVFVHFYCFVFIVLSYGQIFRAVLRIPSKQGRHKAFSTCLPHLAVVSLFVSTGMIAYLKPPSISSPSLDMVLAVLYSVVPPAVNPLIYSMRNQKIKNGIRKLITWTPI